One Aegilops tauschii subsp. strangulata cultivar AL8/78 chromosome 2, Aet v6.0, whole genome shotgun sequence genomic window, aatAAAAAAATAGATATATTATTAACATTTCTTAATATATGTTTTGCTGACTactttttttcatacatattGTACATTTTTCCTATACATATAAATATATATTTTAAAGAATTTACAttttgaaagatcgtggatgtcgcctagaggggggggggggtgaataggcgctttaaaataattacggtttaggcttgaacaaatgcggaataaacctagcggttaatttgacaagcacaaaacctacaacaactaggctcacctatgtacACCAACAACTTAtcctaagcaagataaacaactaagtgatagcaagatatatgacaagaaacaatatggctatcacaaagtaaagtgcataagtaaagggttcgggtaagagataaccgagacacgcggagacgacgatgtatcccgaagttcacacccttgcggatgctaatctccgtttggagcggtgtggaggcacaatgctccccaagaagccactagggccatcgtaatctcctcacgccctcgcacaatgcaagatgccgtgattccactaagggacccttgagggcggtcaccgaacccgtacaaatggcaacccttgggggcggtcaccgaacccgtacactttggtaacccttggggcggtcaccggtacccgtcaaattgctcggggcgatctccacaacctaattggagaccccgacgcttgcccggagatttacaccacaatgattgagctccgaacaccaccaaccgtctagggcgcccaagcacccaagaggaacaagctcaagggcaccaagcacccaagagtaataagcttctcaacttgtaacttccacgtatcaccgtggagaactcaaatcgatgcaccaaatgcaatggcaagggcacacggagtgcccaagtccttctctctcaaatcccaccgaagcaactaatgctagggaggaaaatgagaggaagaacaagaaggagaacaccaagaactccaagatctagatccaaggggttcccctcacaaagaggagaaagtgattggtggaaatgtggatctagatctcctctctcttttccctcaaaaactagcaagaatccatggagggattgagagttagtaagctcgaagaaggtcaacaatgggggaagaacatgagctcaaaagataaggttcattggggaagcagacccccttttatagaaggggaaaaatccaaccgttatgtgctcagcccgcatacgagcggtactaccgctccacgagcggtactaccgctctggcggaagaagcagggaaaaggagcaaccaaacatgaaccttggggcggtagtaccgcgcaccccagcggtactaccgctggaggagcagaacacgggacaaaaaaaacagtagcggtactaccgcccgaccggagcagtactaccgcttataggcggtactaccgcccatcagggcggtactaccgcttataggtggaactgccgtgccttactgccgtgcaactactgcaaaactcgacacgaaaaatgcaagacccaaaatcgaggcggtaccagcgcggaaccgtagccgtactaccgcttatggccataggcggtactaccgctttggacagcggtactaccgcttggggtgataagcggtactgccgctctggccgcggtactaccgctaggaaaccaaaactgccataacttctgcatatgagctccgaattgagcaaactcaagcttgttggattgagaaagacgagtagcatcaaaacagcgaccaGGAGAATGgtcgagaagaaccggcataacctccaacatcgaaaacatcatagaagatgcgagtgaactccgttttcaatgaactcgagcttgtcatcaagatgaccataagctccaaaactcacaaagagaagaaccaaacaagaaccaacaaagatgatgcaaggatgcaatggtttgagctctctatgaacgatacgatcaagctacccATCAAGAgtcccccttgatagtacggcaatcgatcctataacccggtctcccaactaccatcatgagaccggtaaaataaaaaacctatcaagagaaaacctttgccttgcacatggtccacttgagctagatgatgacgatcttgactccctcaagttggaccacctttcttggttgtgttggctcgatgaagactagttgatttctcccccatactccactatgggtgagccactcttccgcacatcttcaccagtccattgtcaccacaatggatggcaagcttcaagcatttgatctcgtcatgatgcttcacttgaacttgcgcaccgcaacatcttcacaagtccactgtcgccacaatggacggcaagcttcaagcatttgatctcttcatgatgcttcacttgaacttgcacaccgcaacctaaccccacaaagaactctcatgaagatcatgggttagtatacaaagcgtaatcgacaatgcttaccacaccatgggatcgcttgatccctctcggtacatcttgtgcgctttgtgtgttgatcaacttgattcactcttgacttagtcttgatcaaccttgactctttccaactctcttcatttggatgatgtcttgaaggtaaacatgaatgatcacacaatcttcttcttcaagacatgcttgcaataagttctactctcacatgaccaatctttggataattccttaataacaccttggtcaccacataaactccttgaaaccaacacatggacttcaagaaatgcctatggacaaatccttcaaatataactcaaggcaaccattagtccatagagattgtcatcaattaccaaaaccaaacatgggggcaccgcatgttctttcacattTCAAAAATAAAATTTTAACATTTTGACGAAAAcatgctttcaaatttttttgaattacacgTTAAACATATTTTTAAAACACATTTGAACATATTGTTAATTATATTATTTTTTCTGAACTATGCAGAACTTTCTTCACATTGCACAAACATTTTCATGAAAAATGTCCCAAACACATTTTTGGAACTTGTGAACATGTTTTCAATAtaacaaacattttttgaattgcactaacattttttttcaatATATAAACAGTTTTTCATacacatgattaacattttcaaATTTTTGTTCACATTATATATTTTTCGCATACATAAAAAAACCCTTTTCCATACAcgtttaatatttttcaaatggaagttttatatattttttagaattttatgtaaaaaaaattgtaatatatatatttaGAATATTTTTGAATATAGGCAAAGGTAAAAATAAAGAAATAACAAAAAAATGTGAATATAAAGGGAAGAATAAACTAAACAAGAAAAGTAACATGCCGTCAACAGGCGAGCCGCGGCTACTGTGCCGACGCAATACGTGCCGCCCTGCAGGCGAGCTATGGTAGGGCTCACTGCGGGTGGTGCATAGCGGCCATAGTTCTCGCGCTGCCATGGGCTGACATCAATTCAACTTTGATGTGGCCGAAACAGAGATGATACCATCCTGGGTTTCGAGCCCAACAAGCAGAAAGCGGGCAACTGATCCCATCTAGATCGTGGAGTTCTGCCTAAAAAAATCTGGACCGTGGAGTTAgtctcaaaaaagaaaaagaaaatgtatCATCGAGACGATGGTGGAGCACATAAACCAGGGTGTGGTTGGACACTTGTTTTCAATAACTTCAATAACGTCAAAGTTATTATGGTGTTCATACATGCGCTATAAGATCTGCACTGAGTAAATTATCATGCCATTTATAGAAAAGTTACGGAGATGTGTTTTCAGTAACTTTCTTCTCCCGGGTGAAAATTACCATGGTGCTTTTGCATAAACTTTCACGTCTGCCGTGCGtatattaccatgctatttacacATATGTTACCGGGGTATATTTTTCGAACAACCTTTTTACCTAGGCAAATGTTATCCTGGTGTTTGTATGTGAGATATCAGTTATGTTGTGCGTAAATAACTGTGTTATTTACAGAAGTTACCAGGGTCTGTTTCAACACCATTTTTTTAGGTCGAAGTTACCATGGTGTTTTTAAGTAAGTTATCAGGTTTGCGGTGTGTAAATTGCCATGTTTATTACATAGAAATTACCGGGAATGTTTCAACAACTTTTTCCCCAAAGTCAAAAAGTTACTACGTATGTTTCAACAACTTTTTGAGGAATACCTGAGAGATCCAAAAATACAAGAGGAATCTAAATAAATAAGAAAACACTTGTTGTTCTCGATATACTATCCTTATGTTAATAAGATGTtagaatatatatatatcatccctcATTTTGTGCAGTTATTCTTAACCGTTAATTTGATTTTTAGAATTTACATGTTGATCTTTCACGATCATGTTAGTGCCCTCTAAAGATCAGGATCATGTTTAGCTAGTGCTCATGTTGCTACTTAGATGGTTATCTAGTGCTCATGTTGCTACTTAGATGGTTAGCTAGTGCTCATGTTTTTTCTTAGATGGAGGAAGATTGAATCCTTTAGTGTCCACAACATTGCTATGCAAACCTCTGGGACACTAGGATTGATTGTATTGCTTGATTTTGTTATCTGAGGAACTCTTATACTAAAACATTGTGGTGCTTTGCTAACTGACGGTGGTTCTTTGTACTTGTCAAGAAAACTTCTTGCTAACAATTGTTAGTTCATTGTTACTGGAGAACAAACGTGTGTGAACTCATGTCAAAATGGAGGCACGGGAGACGCAATTGCGAGCCCCAACCACTAGTGCATATCATAATCCATATCAGACAAGATGCGGCAGGCTAGTGGTCAAGCTTTGCTAGCTGCCGGCCACGCATTCTTCCGTTAATCAATTTATACTAATCAATATCGACAAAAAGACTGATTAGAGGGATACGGAAGGGCGAGGGTTGTGGGGGCGCAGCTAGGATCGGACCAGGCCAAACATGATAGACTATGCAATCTCTACTGTTTAGAAAAAATAGAGTGTTTCTTTTCTTGTCAAGTGAAGTGCTCGTCCAACCTTCCATCTTTTTTATAAGCATCATTCCTTAAAAATTGTCTTAATTGCCTCACCTTTTATTGACTTATCAAATAAATTTATATTTTCTTTTGTAAGTCGATAAATGAGTACCAAATAAATATATATTTCAGCCAAATCTCATTATATATTTATTAGGTAGGTATATCACGGGCGGGATTTTTCTTTTGAACACCGTATAGACGCAGATGTTCATACATATGCACATATACTCACCCCTATGAGCACATTCGAGAGACTAAGCCGACACACAGACAGTatttgatatacatttatttacGTAAATAACATTAATATGAAAAGATAAATTACAAGCTAACGTATTAAAATATTTATACTCCGTTACAACAAATTATCTAGCACACTTAAAGAATTAAGGCCTCGTGACCAGGGCCACGTGAGAATCTTTGGGAGGACGGCAAGGTTTGGTTTGTGTTCATATAGAAATAAGTATGTGCAGTCCATGCATCATTAATTAATTCTATTGGTAGATGAATTTGACGAGTAGGTTGGCCTTTCTGTAGATCGGCTGTCGTATGTGGGCGACGTGGGTGTAGCGCTCCAGTCTAACACGCCTAGACGTAGGGTCAGATCGATAGCGTTCGGTCGTCATTGAACTACGTGCCTTATGCATCAATGATGAATCAACGATGGATCCAAGTAATCATGCAAGATGAGCTCTGTTTTGTCGTGCTCTGCTTTTGCAATTACCACGCGGCCATGTCTTGCCATATTTTTCCATCATCACACTCCCATCACATATATGATATATCCCATGTTTGATTATTCCCAAATATACTGTAGCATAGACTTATAGGATTCATGTTGGATCCAAAGGAACAATAATCATACACATATAACTCTCCATTAATCTACCAATCTATGCATCGTGATTAAGCTAAATGGGGCCACCGCATgcagccttgtttgggccttcgTCAAGCTCGATGGCATCGCTAGGATGGGCGCCGTCGGCGGACTTCTTGAACGTgaaccaccgtgcgcaggccacGAAGTAGACGAGGTTGGCGGCGGCGATGGCAGCGGTGACGAGGTAGAACAAGTCAACCCTTCCCTCGTCTAGGTCCTGCGCCAGCCAGTCCGGCCGCCCGTCCCGTCTCCTGGTCACCCGGTGCACCAGTGCCACCATGAGCCCGCTGGCAAAGCTCGCCACCGCGACACCCAGGAAGAAGAGCGCCCCCGCCACGCTCTTCATGTTCTCTGGGAACTGCCTATAGTAGAACTCAGTCAGCCCGACGACCGTGAATGCCTCCGACAGCCCTACCAACAGCTGCTGTGGTACCAGCCAGAAGCACGACATCATGGCCGTCTTGCGCCGGCGATGCTCCACCGCTGCAGACACCAGCATCGTCACCACAGAGAGCACCAACCCAATGCCGATCCGCTGGAGCTGGGTGATGCCGCCTTCGCGCTTAGTGAAGCGGCGGAGCGCCGGCACCACCAACCGATCGTACACTGGGATCCAGATCGTGAGGGCGAGCATCTGGAAGATGACGAAGGAGCCCTCGGGGATCTTGAAGCTGACGGAGTTGCTAATCCGGCGATCGGTCTGCTCCGCCTGGAACACGATGTAGGTGCCTAGCTGGGTGATCACCACGAAGTATACAATTCCCGATGACCATACCGGGATGACGCGCGCTAGGCACTTCACCTCCTCCACCTGTTGCATCGTGCACAACCGCCACGGGTCTGCCAACGTCTTCCCATCGGAGCTGACCACGTCCTCGGTGGTCTGCATGGCCGCCTTGTCGAGGCACGTGAACTGGTCAGTGTATGCCAGCTTGGCGACGAGCTTGCTCCTGTGCGGCGGGTCAAATAGCTCGACAGTGTTGCGAGTTTGTCGGAGGTGGCGCTTGCGGAAGGAAGCAACGAGGACCTGTGTGAAGCTGGTGAATGGGCTGCCCTCGGGGCTGATGCGGACGTAGAGGCGTGTGCCCATGAAGAAGACGGCGCATGACAGGCCCATGAGCACTGCCGGCACGGCGAGGCCCAACGCCCAATTGACATCGCTCTGGAGGTAGATGATGACAGTAGCAGAGAGCATCATGGCGATGGTGTAGGTGAAGTAGTACCAATTGAAGAAGCTAGTGATGCCACGACGTCCATCGGCGGTGTGTGGATCAAACTGGTCGGCTCCGAATGCCAAGTTGCATGGGCGGATGCCGCCGGCGCCGacaacgaggaagaagaaggacgCAAGGAGCACAACAAGCTGGGAGGGGGCGGGGCCCTCACATTGGCCTTTCAAGATGCAGGCAGGAGGGTGGAGGGAGTGGAGTGCGGCAGTGAGGGTGAGCAGGACCATGCCGACGAAGGAGGCTATGGTGGCGGCCGCCAAGGTGGTGTAGCGGCCGACGTAGGTGTCGCTGACGAAGGCGCCCAGGACGGTGGCGAGGTTGCAGCTGCCGGTGAAGAAGTTGAGGAGGGTGGCGGCATTGACGCTCTTCATGTGGTACACCGTTGTCAGGTACACAAGCAAGTTCGATAGTGTCCCAATCGTGCCAAGCTTCTCAAAAGTCTCGTTCCCTGTAACAATTCtaacttttttttaatttctcaTTTAATTACTTCCCAGTATCCTGGTCAATTAGTCACGAGTTATAATTTATGAAATTCATCCCAGGGATCACTTTTTTTCTTGAATGCACCATGGAATATGTATCATATATAGAAGAAGAGCCAATTGGTTGATAGAATGCCTTTCGGACTACAAATCTAATCCATGGGGTTATCGACCACTCCCAGAATGACTACACAGAACAAAAGACTTGCTTGTCCAACCTCTAGACACTAATGGCAAGGAGGCGGACCCAGAGCATCAGGGCCAGGGATCCTCACTACTGCAAACTTAAATTCACATAAACAATAAACAAGTCGCTAATTTACATGATATGCAATATCAAAGCAAGTGCCAAAAGTTGTCAATACTTGCATGGAATTCACCCAAATTGCACTTTTCTTGTACCCTGGTACTCCTATTTACTAGTGGTTATAATTCAAAAATAGAATCATGTTTAGAAGTTTTAAAAGAATAGAAGAAACATCCTATAAGTATAGGTAGATGTACGTGCCTACAAATTTTAGTTAGGAACAAGTTTCTTTTGTATAGCCTTAAAATAAAATAACTTAATGAAATTCGATAGGTACTATGGGGGTGTTTGGTTGAAGGCCTGGACACCCTGCCTGGAGAAACCTCATGCCTGGATCGAGCCTGGAATGTTGGAGAATTTTGCCTAGTGAGGCTAGCCTGATGCACATGTGTTTGGTTTGTGCCCTGAGCCTGTCGTTGCTTTGCCGTGCAATTAGTACATAAAGAAATCCACACCGATAAATCCTATGAAAAAAATAAACTAATACCAAGCAGTGCGGCAGGCTCACCCAGGCGCAAGACATGGGAGGCTGGGCTCAGGCTAACCACACTGCCAGGTGGCTGGCCAGGCCAATCCTTTTGTCAGGCCGTGCAAGCCAGGCTAGACTCGTATGACTCAGGACATCAACCAAACATGATGCAGGCAGGTTTCACTATGTGAGAGAAAGAGGTGAGCTAAATATTAATGGTATAACATACTAGTATATCTAACTATTATATGAATAGGCTATTAGATTGGCTACaagtgatgtggcaacttcatatagccggttgttggctatactattatCTATGCTCTAAACTCTTGAAACTATCCAAATATTTTACACAAATATGAATAAAGTTGGTGGTGTAATGCATAGAATCGCCATTATCAAGGTTCGTCCAGTGTAGCCTTTGTGGCAATTTGCCTTGTATGTAATAcggtgtactccctccgttctaaaaAAGAGGGCATATTCTGATGGTCTAAATTCGTGCATTGGCCATCAATTAGTCAAATAATATGTTACTCTCCctccgtaaacaaatataagagtgTATAGATAACTAAACTAGTGAtgtaaacgctcttatatttctttacagagggagtacttatgTAACACAAAATTGGCACCATCAGATTCGTGCTCAAAGGCACTTTCACATGATTATGATTTTATAACCATTGAATAGATATAATATGACAGAATTACGGTCAAAGCATGAATTCGAAGAGTCAAGATATGTCCTCTTTTTGAGAACGAAGGGAGTAGTAGCTATCGTCCACAGTTGTTAGAGTAAGCTACGTTCCGTTGCTATTAGGCCAGGGAACACTAACAGAGGCAGCTAGCTGGCATGACAGTTGCTCACCTATGACATAAGGCATGGCCTTCCATCCGCGGTAGTTGTGGACGGGCTCGCCATGGCCGGCGTCAAGCGCCGATGAGTCAGTCGTCTTCTCTATGCTGATGCCATTGCCGTGATCCTGCTCCTCCTGCTGCGGCAGATTAGCGTTAGCGGCGTCCATCCCTCAGATGCAGCAAGCAGCTAGACTGAAACTGGAGGTAGGTGGCAGCTTGTGCTGGTGTGGGCAGCTGCAGTAGTGCAGGAAGGAGAGGAGAAGATGTTGGCCGTATAAATAAGCTAGCCAAACAGCCAGACTACGGGATCTTTGCTTCGAAGATAGTACTagctctgtaaagaaatataagaacGTTTAGATCACTAGAAAATAAGAGCGCTTAAATCAGTGTCAGAACATCAACATGAAGATGACACCTTCAACATGGATTTTTCCTCTGTTGATTAAGTGATGAATTCTAATTATAACCGCTAATATTAAATGCTAAACATAAAAGATATATACGATACGACATTGTGAGCTCACCCAACCaatctctctctctttttttttctttttctttttgcagAAACACCCAACCAATCTCAGAGCAAGGTCAAAAGTAAAGCAATCTCTCGGCCCTTAGGGGCCAACAATGCTTAGAGCATGTATTACCCGTTGCCTCGGCTTACTACCTCGCACTTCCAAGTTAAGCTCAGATGCAACAACGGACCGAAAAGTACAGTTTGCATGTGCCAAGTGATGCCGCCAAATGAGGCAGGAATCAGGGGAGGAAATTAAGGCATGGAGCCTAGATTTGTACTTAAAATTAATAGTGTAGGGTCTACCTAATGGTAGCCTTATGTGTCTGCGTTGGAGAACAAAAAATAATACTAATAGCTTCTGTTTTTACTTCTAGGTGGACGCATGCGGGCAGAAGCAAAAACTAAGAAAGGGACGAACTAACAACTTGGAAAATAAGGATTAGGGATCAATACAGGAGCCCCTCCTTGGACGGATTTCTCCTTCTGCTCCCGCTTTCAACTTAATGATGAAATAATAGGAATTGTGCTACTTCAGGACCGTTAGAGCACCCACACTGTATTTTTTTTTTTATCGTCTAAGGCTACCTCTAAGGATTTTTAGCTGCCTCCCCCCTCTAGAGCTTTTGAGCATAGCGTCGTCGCTAGCCTTGGAGGCAGCCTCTAGGCTTTAAACAACTCATGTGACCCCACATGTCTATGTAGggctctctctcacgcacataaACAGGACTTCACCAAATATATTTGTTTATTTTCGTCATAGCACCGATCTTGGAGGCAACAACAAAAGCTATACACTGAACGATTCTGGGCTTTGTTTAGAAGCCTGGTGTGGGGCCCAGGTTAGAGGTAGCTGAGCCTCCATACACTGTTGATGCCCTTATAGTTACGGCCGCCAAATTAAGGGTTCCAATAAACTTCTTGCACCAGTTCATTTCGGCCTAGTTTCATAACTATCTTCATTGGGACAAGGTTAGAATCGAAGGCATTCCAAAATGGTATATCAGTGATTGCTCGGGTGATGTCCCCATTGCTCATGCCCTTGATATATGGATGATACAATCCATAACATCAGTGGGTCATCACGATTAGGACACATTGCCCTTTTTTTAGTCGTACACCgttgttttttcctttttcttctggaCGTGCTTCATCCATATGGGCTACCATACAGATAATATGTCATGCCTCTGTCAACTAGCTGAGCAAGTATGTTGCGCTACTGTAGAAAACGCTAGTGTCGGCGTGCGAAAAACCACGTTAGTGGCGTGGGGGGCCCAAAACCAATATGGAGGACCAGTAAGGGATTACTTTATAGGGTTACAATGCTATACTCAAGTTCTTCCTATGAGTGGATGGACGCCAGAAGATATATTGCATTTCCACTGCATGGTTGAATAAGCTAGCTAGCCTTGAGCAAGGCAGGCATGTAATGTAAAAGAGACTGGATCTGCGATGTAATACCACGCCATGTGATATATCGTGTTTCTTATCAGAGAACGGGTCGTCACATCGGACCGTCTGGATCATCTTGTTGAGGAAGATCACTGATCGGTGGTGACGAGGCAAGATCTTCTTCGGCAAGATCCACGCTGACATTGTCTTCGGAGATCGTGGGACTATAACTGGTTTTACGACCTCGGTTGTACCTTGGTGGCATAGTTGTAGTCCAGCTTACCCTCTCTCAGATGCCAAGATCGAGGAGTTCCCCTTCTTTGTACTGATGACGAAGAATGCGATATGAACGCTTGAGCATCTCATTGGCAGTGAACCTGTTCTGCTTCAGGTCGATGCTTATGGTTCTACGTCACGTCTTGGTCCTACTCATAGTGCTATGTCATGATGGACTGTTTCTTGTTTGCATTTTGGGTTGTAGTAGTAACCGTTAAATATTGGGCTACATGCCGGGTTGCATTGATGTGTAGTATATATTCGTTCTACCTACCTAGGCCTGGGCCCTGCGATGTTGGGGAGCCTCTGCAACGGCACCCGTTGCACATACTTAGTGCCGGCCCTGAACATATTTGTATAGCAGCTGAGAGATAAAGAAATGAATCCACCGTGTACATGTAGGTCGTCCAGTAGTTCATGTGATAATGTGGGTTTGGGGCTAGCTAGCTAGGTACATACAATACTACGAGTTAACTAAGACCTCCTTTTCATTAAGTAACGAAACACCGTACGTTGATGACCGTTCAGCTAATACTTGTATGTTGCTGGAGGTGGACATGCATATCATAATCCATATCAGACAAGATGCGGCAGGCTAGCGTGCATGTGCACGTCCACAGGAACCGACACGCGACAACGTAGTGAACATGGGCAGCTAGCTTGGTCAAGCTTTGCTAGCCGCCGGGCGCGCCGTTCATCGATTTATACTGATCAATATCGACAAAGTCACAAAGAGACAGATTATAGGGATAGGGAAGGGCGAGCGTTGTGGGGGCGGAGCTGGGATCGGACCAGACCAAACATGAT contains:
- the LOC109733444 gene encoding protein NRT1/ PTR FAMILY 2.9-like; translation: MDAANANLPQQEEQDHGNGISIEKTTDSSALDAGHGEPVHNYRGWKAMPYVIGNETFEKLGTIGTLSNLLVYLTTVYHMKSVNAATLLNFFTGSCNLATVLGAFVSDTYVGRYTTLAAATIASFVGMVLLTLTAALHSLHPPACILKGQCEGPAPSQLVVLLASFFFLVVGAGGIRPCNLAFGADQFDPHTADGRRGITSFFNWYYFTYTIAMMLSATVIIYLQSDVNWALGLAVPAVLMGLSCAVFFMGTRLYVRISPEGSPFTSFTQVLVASFRKRHLRQTRNTVELFDPPHRSKLVAKLAYTDQFTCLDKAAMQTTEDVVSSDGKTLADPWRLCTMQQVEEVKCLARVIPVWSSGIVYFVVITQLGTYIVFQAEQTDRRISNSVSFKIPEGSFVIFQMLALTIWIPVYDRLVVPALRRFTKREGGITQLQRIGIGLVLSVVTMLVSAAVEHRRRKTAMMSCFWLVPQQLLVGLSEAFTVVGLTEFYYRQFPENMKSVAGALFFLGVAVASFASGLMVALVHRVTRRRDGRPDWLAQDLDEGRVDLFYLVTAAIAAANLVYFVACARWFTFKKSADGAHPSDAIELDEGPNKAACGGPI